The following coding sequences lie in one Vanessa atalanta chromosome 1, ilVanAtal1.2, whole genome shotgun sequence genomic window:
- the LOC125064157 gene encoding zinc finger protein 706-like produces MARGQQKLQSQAKAAEKLSKLKKQQGHSATDQKKAAQKALVHVCAICKAQMPDPKTYKQHFENKHPKNELPEDLKAI; encoded by the exons ATGGCTCGAGGACAACAGAAACTTCAGTCGCAAGCTAAAGCTGCTGagaaattatccaaattaaaaaaacaacaaggtCACAGTGCAACAGATCAGAAGAAGGCTGCTCAAAAAGCTCTTGTTCATGTCTGTGCCATTTGTAAG gcTCAAATGCCAGATCCCAAAACATACAAACAACATTTTGAAAACAAGCATCCTAAAAACGAGCTACCAGAAGACCTGAAGGCgatttaa
- the LOC125064150 gene encoding DNA repair protein complementing XP-A cells homolog, with product MDTDNEHKIDHTEDIYLKDDKDSNTLTAAQRARAERNRQKARALREARLVQRPKNEGCQRVEKNVSRALDSGGGFLLEEEPAPEATPCVRPAPVVHRLEQPHCLVCELPFPQSYLFDTFDYSVCDACRDDEDAHSLITRTEAKSEYLLKDCDLDSRPPALRCVRRRNPHRSRFAEMRLYLRAQVEARALLVWGSAEELQRELEERRARRDKAAGTAARKRLRALRMDVRSSLYDRTRAHHEHAFGPETYDAAADIYSRSCDCGHVETYEKM from the exons ATGGACACAGACAATGAGCATAAAATAGATCACAcagaagatatttatttaaaagatgatAAGGATTCAAACACACTAACTGCTGCACAACGAGCACGGGCAGAACGAAATAGACAAAAAGCACGCGCATTAAGAGAGGCCCGATTAGTCCAACGTCCAAA AAATGAGGGATGTCAAAGAGTGGAAAAGAATGTAAGTCGAGCACTGGACTCAGGCGGCGGATTCCTGCTGGAGGAAGAGCCTGCGCCCGAAGCAACGCCATGTGTGCGTCCCGCGCCCGTCGTGCACCGCTTGGAGCAGCCGCATTGTCTCGTCTGTGAACTACCCTTTCCACAATCATACCTATTCGACACTTTTGATTATAGTGTCTGTGATGCCTGCAG GGACGACGAGGACGCACACAGTCTCATCACTCGCACAGAGGCGAAGAGCGAGTATCTCCTGAAGGACTGCGACCTCGACTCTCGGCCTCCTGCCCTGCGCTGCGTGCGGCGCCGCAACCCGCACCGCTCGCGCTTCGCTGAGATGCGCCTGTACCTGCGCGCGCAAGTGGAGGCGCGCGCCCTGCTAGTGTGGGGCTCGGCCGAGGAGCTGCAGCGCGAGCTCGAAGAGCGACGCGCGCGCCGCGACAAGGCCGCCGGCACGGCCGCGCGTAAGCGCCTGCGCGCCCTTCGCATGGACGTGCGCTCCAGCCTGTACGACCGCACGCGTGCGCACCATGAGCATGCCTTCGGGCCCGAGACCTACGACGCCGCTGCGGATATATATAGCCGTTCCTGCGACTGCGGCCACGTCGAGACTTACGAGAAGATGTGA